From a single Saccharomyces kudriavzevii IFO 1802 strain IFO1802 genome assembly, chromosome: 15 genomic region:
- the SKDI15G0020 gene encoding uncharacterized protein, with protein MRPQSPALPSSSQERNSSDRYREYCSSDEDSNAGIHDGTTADTADSANASANASANASANASANASANASANASANASANASANASANASANASANASANASANASANASANASANASANEDANTGGNAESNRIHPVTDIIKEPYKRKGSQMVF; from the coding sequence ATGAGGCCACAGTCTCCCGCGTTACCGTCTAGTTCCCAGGAGAGAAATAGCAGTGACAGGTACAGAGAGTATTGCAGCAGCGATGAGGACAGCAACGCGGGCATTCATGATGGTACCACTGCTGATACTGCTGatagtgccaatgctagtgccaacgctagtgccaacgctagtgccaatgctagtgccaatgctagtgccaacgctagtgccaacgctagtgccaatgctagtgccaacgctagtgccaatgctagtgccaacgctagtgccaatgctagcgccaatgctagtgccaacgctagtgccaacgctagtgccaatgctagtgccaacgctagtgccaatgctagtgccaacgaGGACGCCAATACAGGCGGCAATGCTGAGAGTAATAGAATCCATCCAGTCACTGACATTATTAAAGAGCCATATAAGCGGAAAGGGAGTCAAATGGTTTTCtag
- the SKDI15G0010 gene encoding uncharacterized protein, producing MLIGLFYNKIFRQRLEYLLEQISEVWLLPHWLDLANVEVLAADNTRVPLYMLMVAVHKELGSDDVPDGKIDILLCRDSSREVGE from the coding sequence ATGCTAATAGGCCTGTTCtacaataaaatattccGGCAGAGACTGGAGTATCTTTTGGAGCAGATTTCGGAGGTGTGGTTATTACCACATTGGCTTGATTTGGCAAACGTTGAAGTTCTCGCTGCAGATAACACGAGAGTACCACTGTACATGCTGATGGTAGCGGTTCACAAAGAGCTAGGTAGCGATGATGTTCCAGACGGTAAGattgatatattattatgtaGAGATTCCAGCAGAGAAGTTGGAGAGTGA